From the genome of Mycetocola spongiae, one region includes:
- a CDS encoding acyl-CoA carboxylase subunit beta, which yields MEELSTTAGRIADLKRRYEEAVTAPSEKAREKQHAKGKQTARDRIEQLLDPGSFVELDEFVRHRTTAFGMDRSRPYGDAVVTGTGTIHGRQVAVYSQDFTVFGGSLGEVAGEKIIKIMDLALKTGVPILGILDSGGARIQEGVVALGKYGEIFRRNTAASGVIPQISIIMGPAAGGAVYSPALTDFVIMVDKTSQMFVTGPDVIKTVTGEDVGMEELGGALTHNTRSGVAHYLAEDESDALDYARSLISYLPDNNLAELPEYPTEVELETTDEDRKLNTVIPDSPNQPYDVKTVIEHVVDGGEFLEVQPLFAPNIVIGFARVEGRTVGIVANQPQAMAGTLNIEAGEKASRFVRFCDAFSIPILTLVDVPGYLPGTDQEWTGVIRRGAKLLYAYAEATVPLVTVILRKAYGGAYIVMGSKQLGADINLAWPTAEIAVMGGQGAVNILYRGEIKKAEENGEDVAAVRTRLANEYTYNVASPFLAAERGELDGVIEPATTRVSVIKALRALKTKRASLPPKKHGNIPL from the coding sequence ATGGAGGAACTCTCCACCACCGCCGGCCGCATCGCCGACCTGAAGCGTCGCTATGAGGAGGCCGTCACGGCCCCCAGCGAGAAGGCCCGCGAGAAGCAGCACGCGAAGGGCAAGCAGACGGCCCGTGACCGCATCGAGCAGCTCCTCGACCCCGGAAGCTTTGTGGAGCTCGACGAGTTCGTGCGCCACCGCACCACCGCCTTTGGCATGGACCGCTCGCGGCCCTATGGCGATGCGGTGGTCACCGGAACCGGCACGATCCACGGCCGCCAGGTGGCCGTCTACTCCCAGGACTTCACCGTATTTGGTGGTTCGCTCGGCGAGGTCGCCGGCGAGAAGATTATTAAGATCATGGACCTTGCGCTGAAGACCGGCGTGCCGATCCTCGGCATCCTGGACTCGGGTGGGGCCCGCATCCAGGAGGGTGTGGTGGCCCTCGGCAAATACGGCGAGATCTTCCGCCGCAATACCGCCGCCTCCGGGGTGATCCCGCAGATTTCCATCATCATGGGTCCGGCCGCCGGTGGCGCCGTCTACTCCCCCGCGCTGACCGATTTTGTCATCATGGTGGATAAGACCAGCCAGATGTTTGTGACCGGCCCCGATGTCATCAAGACCGTCACGGGCGAGGACGTGGGCATGGAGGAGCTGGGTGGGGCCCTGACCCATAACACCCGTTCCGGTGTGGCCCATTATCTCGCCGAGGACGAATCGGATGCGCTGGACTATGCGCGCTCGCTGATCAGCTATCTGCCGGATAATAACCTCGCCGAGCTCCCCGAGTACCCCACCGAGGTGGAGCTGGAGACCACCGATGAGGACCGCAAGCTCAACACGGTCATCCCGGACTCCCCGAATCAGCCCTATGACGTAAAAACCGTGATCGAGCATGTCGTGGACGGCGGCGAGTTCCTGGAGGTCCAGCCGCTGTTTGCCCCGAATATCGTGATCGGTTTTGCCCGCGTCGAGGGCCGCACCGTGGGTATCGTCGCCAATCAGCCGCAGGCCATGGCCGGCACACTGAATATCGAGGCCGGCGAAAAGGCCTCGCGCTTTGTCCGCTTCTGCGATGCGTTCAGCATCCCGATCCTCACGCTTGTGGACGTGCCCGGCTATCTGCCCGGCACCGATCAGGAGTGGACCGGTGTGATCCGCCGTGGCGCAAAACTGCTCTACGCCTATGCCGAGGCCACCGTGCCCCTGGTCACGGTAATCCTGCGCAAGGCCTATGGCGGCGCGTATATCGTGATGGGCTCCAAGCAGCTCGGGGCCGATATTAACCTCGCCTGGCCCACCGCCGAGATCGCGGTAATGGGCGGCCAGGGTGCCGTGAATATCCTCTATCGCGGCGAGATCAAAAAGGCCGAGGAGAACGGCGAGGACGTGGCCGCCGTGCGCACGCGCCTGGCCAATGAGTACACGTATAACGTGGCCAGCCCGTTCCTCGCGGCCGAGCGCGGCGAGCTGGATGGCGTGATCGAGCCCGCCACCACGCGGGTTTCGGTGATCAAGGCCCTGCGCGCCCTGAAGACCAAGCGCGCGAGCCTGCCGCCCAAGAAGCACGGAAATATTCCGCTGTGA
- a CDS encoding GtrA family protein translates to MGGAGLIVTIVTFNLLITGPLAPGVVHRGSIIATIIAQTLAIITNWLGNRFWTFATHRASGTFREGVEFFAVSLVGMGIGTACVWISHDVLGFTSQLADNIALNVVGLALGSIFRFALYRYWVFSPKRRGIAAETASTTEIDTDTGTVRVHAS, encoded by the coding sequence GTGGGTGGCGCGGGACTGATTGTCACCATCGTCACGTTTAACCTTCTGATCACCGGTCCGCTCGCCCCGGGCGTGGTGCACCGTGGCTCGATCATCGCCACGATCATCGCACAGACGCTCGCGATCATCACCAACTGGCTCGGAAACCGCTTCTGGACGTTTGCGACCCATCGCGCCTCCGGCACGTTCCGCGAGGGTGTGGAGTTTTTTGCCGTGAGCCTCGTCGGAATGGGCATCGGCACGGCCTGTGTCTGGATCTCCCACGATGTGCTGGGGTTCACCTCGCAGCTGGCCGATAATATCGCGCTGAATGTTGTGGGCCTCGCGCTCGGCTCCATCTTCCGCTTTGCGCTTTACCGCTACTGGGTCTTCTCGCCCAAGCGCCGCGGAATCGCCGCGGAAACCGCGTCCACCACGGAGATCGACACCGATACCGGTACCGTCCGCGTTCACGCCTCCTAG
- the purE gene encoding 5-(carboxyamino)imidazole ribonucleotide mutase, with product MPYHASNSPRVGLVMGSDSDWSVMAAASAQLTEFGIDHEVEVVSAHRTPHKLIAYGEEARGRGLSVIIAGAGGAAHLPGMLASVTALPVIGVPVPLSTLDGMDSLLSIVQMPGGIPVATVSIGGAKNAGILAARILATSDTALAERLEAYQRELAAMVEEKNAALKARL from the coding sequence ATGCCCTATCACGCCAGCAATTCTCCCCGGGTCGGCCTTGTCATGGGAAGCGATTCCGATTGGTCGGTCATGGCCGCGGCCTCGGCCCAGCTCACCGAATTTGGAATCGACCACGAGGTCGAGGTGGTCAGCGCGCACCGCACCCCGCATAAGCTCATCGCCTATGGCGAGGAGGCACGCGGCCGTGGGCTGAGCGTGATCATCGCCGGCGCCGGCGGTGCCGCGCACCTGCCCGGGATGCTGGCCTCGGTCACGGCCCTGCCGGTGATCGGCGTGCCCGTGCCGCTGAGCACGCTGGACGGCATGGACTCCCTGCTGTCGATCGTGCAGATGCCCGGCGGCATCCCCGTGGCCACGGTGTCCATCGGCGGGGCCAAAAACGCCGGAATCCTCGCGGCCCGAATCCTCGCCACCTCCGATACCGCGCTCGCCGAACGCCTCGAGGCGTATCAGCGCGAGCTCGCCGCGATGGTCGAGGAGAAAAACGCGGCCCTTAAAGCGCGCCTATGA
- a CDS encoding response regulator transcription factor: MERVIRVAVIDDHESVRLGLSAVCAAAGHRIVSSTPDVAGFLRNTLPVDVVVLDLSLGDGSSIAENVRAVSRGGASVLIHSIADRVSLVREALAAGAAGVIPKSSPAHDVTAAIATVARGEALNNLEWASAIEADPNFSVAALGPRERDVLNLYASGLPLKDVALELGIAPSTVKEYLNRIRAKYIEVGRPARTKIDLLRRAVEDGILDDIAGTVPDNGS, from the coding sequence ATGGAGCGAGTCATTCGCGTCGCCGTCATCGACGATCACGAGTCCGTGCGGCTGGGGCTCTCCGCGGTCTGTGCCGCGGCGGGGCACCGCATTGTGTCCAGCACCCCGGATGTGGCAGGCTTCCTGCGTAATACGCTTCCCGTGGACGTTGTGGTCCTTGACCTCTCGCTGGGCGACGGCAGCTCGATCGCCGAGAACGTGCGCGCGGTATCGCGCGGCGGGGCCTCGGTCCTGATCCACAGCATCGCCGACCGGGTATCCCTCGTGCGCGAGGCCCTGGCCGCGGGTGCCGCCGGGGTGATCCCGAAGTCCTCGCCCGCCCATGATGTGACCGCCGCGATTGCCACCGTGGCGCGCGGCGAGGCCCTGAATAACCTGGAGTGGGCCAGCGCGATCGAGGCCGACCCAAATTTTAGCGTGGCCGCCCTCGGGCCGCGCGAGCGCGATGTCCTGAACCTCTACGCCTCGGGCCTGCCGCTCAAGGATGTGGCGCTGGAGCTGGGCATCGCGCCGTCCACGGTTAAGGAATACCTGAACCGGATTCGCGCCAAATATATCGAGGTGGGCCGCCCCGCGCGCACCAAGATTGATCTGCTGCGCCGCGCCGTGGAGGATGGCATCCTCGACGATATCGCGGGCACCGTTCCCGATAACGGCTCCTAG
- a CDS encoding LCP family protein: protein MTLQLGEPIRHPNTASPEVMGRRAWWLVVLNFLIPGSAQVLAGNRRFGRFGLGSTLLLWVLVLAAVVLYFAWPTQLYSLLTNPWFLIGVQAVLIAYALIWLVFAVDTFRLLRVVKARPLARVLVILLALLLAVLSTGVASAGAYYANVAGRTLGSIFGPGAPPEEPTDGYYNILLLGGDAGPDRAGLRPDSLSVVSVNADTGQATMIGLPRDMLNVPFVESSPMHKRYPNGYKRCDVSACKLNSIYTEAETWHADWYPDAKAEGSTPGIEATKDAAEALTGLRIPYYVLVDMQGFADLIDALGGVEVTVDKRLPIGGDEQLRGVVEWIEPGVQRMDGYHAQWFARSRHGTSDFDRMERQRQLQSAIIAQFTPQNVMSKFDAIASAGTQVVTTDIPGDMLGYFVNLATKTKSEPIQTLELTPANGINQDNPDVPDIHAKINALLHPPAAE, encoded by the coding sequence ATGACCCTGCAGCTGGGCGAACCGATCCGCCACCCCAATACCGCCTCCCCCGAGGTCATGGGCCGCCGCGCCTGGTGGCTGGTGGTCCTGAACTTCCTGATCCCCGGATCGGCGCAGGTCCTCGCCGGCAACCGGCGGTTTGGGCGCTTTGGCCTGGGCAGCACGCTGCTGCTCTGGGTGCTGGTTCTGGCCGCCGTGGTGCTCTATTTTGCCTGGCCCACCCAGCTCTATTCGCTGCTCACCAACCCCTGGTTTCTGATCGGCGTGCAGGCGGTCCTGATCGCCTATGCCCTGATCTGGCTGGTCTTCGCCGTGGATACCTTCCGGCTGCTGCGCGTGGTGAAGGCCCGGCCGCTCGCGCGCGTTCTGGTGATTTTGCTGGCCCTGCTGCTCGCGGTGCTGTCCACCGGGGTGGCCTCCGCCGGCGCCTATTATGCCAATGTGGCGGGCCGCACCCTCGGGTCGATCTTTGGGCCGGGGGCCCCACCCGAGGAACCCACCGACGGTTATTATAATATTTTGCTGCTGGGCGGCGATGCCGGCCCCGACCGCGCGGGCCTGCGCCCCGATAGCCTCTCGGTGGTCTCGGTGAATGCCGATACCGGCCAGGCCACGATGATCGGCCTGCCGCGGGACATGCTCAACGTGCCGTTTGTGGAGAGCTCGCCGATGCATAAGCGCTATCCCAACGGCTATAAGCGCTGCGATGTCAGCGCGTGCAAGCTTAATTCCATTTATACCGAGGCCGAGACCTGGCATGCGGATTGGTATCCGGACGCCAAGGCCGAGGGCTCAACCCCCGGTATCGAGGCCACCAAGGATGCCGCGGAGGCCCTCACCGGGCTGCGCATCCCGTATTACGTGCTTGTGGACATGCAGGGCTTCGCCGATCTGATCGACGCGCTGGGCGGCGTGGAGGTCACGGTGGATAAGCGCCTGCCCATCGGCGGCGATGAGCAGCTGCGCGGGGTTGTGGAGTGGATCGAGCCGGGTGTGCAGCGCATGGACGGCTATCACGCGCAGTGGTTTGCCCGTTCCCGCCACGGCACAAGCGATTTTGATCGCATGGAGCGCCAGCGGCAGCTGCAATCGGCAATCATCGCGCAGTTCACCCCGCAGAACGTGATGTCCAAATTTGATGCCATCGCGAGCGCCGGAACCCAGGTGGTCACCACGGATATCCCGGGGGATATGCTCGGGTATTTTGTGAACCTGGCAACCAAAACCAAATCGGAACCGATCCAGACGCTGGAGCTGACCCCCGCAAACGGGATCAACCAGGATAATCCGGACGTGCCCGATATCCACGCAAAGATCAACGCGCTGCTGCACCCACCCGCCGCCGAATAG
- a CDS encoding biotin--[acetyl-CoA-carboxylase] ligase, with translation MTADAPALPQSSALAARLVWRAESESTNTELVREAGADPAQWPHFSVLLTDTQLSGRARLDRTWASAPGSGLAISVLIRPQFPVESYGWIALLAGIAMTEAVAAVLAESGLEPERAALKWPNDVLVDGKKICGTLAEITGERAVVIGAGLNTEMSAEQLPVAHATSLAVLGARVTPDAIVSLYLSRFRELYDGLVAAGGDAVASGLAARVTARCDTLGRDVRVEMPAGRTLLGRAEGIDPGGRLIVRDATSGESTPIAAGDITHLRFPTPGA, from the coding sequence ATGACTGCCGACGCCCCCGCCCTTCCCCAATCCTCCGCCCTGGCCGCGCGCCTGGTCTGGCGCGCCGAATCGGAGTCCACCAATACAGAGCTGGTGCGCGAGGCCGGTGCCGACCCCGCGCAGTGGCCGCATTTTTCGGTTCTCCTGACCGATACCCAGCTTTCCGGCCGGGCGCGCCTGGACCGCACCTGGGCCTCGGCGCCCGGCTCGGGCCTGGCCATCTCCGTCCTGATTCGTCCGCAGTTCCCGGTGGAGAGCTACGGCTGGATCGCCCTGCTGGCGGGCATCGCGATGACCGAGGCCGTGGCCGCGGTGCTTGCCGAATCCGGCCTGGAGCCCGAACGCGCGGCCCTGAAATGGCCCAATGATGTGCTGGTGGATGGCAAAAAGATCTGCGGAACGCTCGCGGAGATCACGGGCGAGCGCGCCGTCGTGATCGGTGCGGGCCTGAATACCGAGATGAGCGCCGAGCAGCTGCCCGTGGCCCATGCCACCTCGCTTGCAGTGCTTGGTGCCCGGGTCACCCCCGATGCGATTGTCTCGCTTTATCTCTCGCGCTTCCGCGAGCTCTACGACGGCCTCGTGGCCGCGGGGGGCGATGCGGTGGCCTCGGGCCTGGCCGCGCGGGTCACCGCGCGCTGCGATACCCTCGGCCGCGATGTGCGCGTGGAGATGCCCGCGGGGCGCACCCTGCTGGGCCGTGCCGAGGGGATCGATCCCGGCGGCCGCCTGATCGTGCGCGATGCCACGAGCGGGGAGTCGACCCCGATCGCCGCGGGAGATATCACCCACCTCCGGTTCCCCACCCCGGGCGCGTAA
- a CDS encoding acyl-CoA carboxylase epsilon subunit produces MIPEQEDTGVLDIRITSGNPTEEEIAAVSAVLAVVVAEERAHAEIPEGTAPSAWARSQRAIRTNITPGRGHWRGFNA; encoded by the coding sequence GTGATCCCGGAGCAGGAAGACACGGGCGTGCTGGATATTCGCATCACCTCGGGTAATCCCACCGAGGAGGAGATCGCCGCGGTCTCGGCGGTGCTCGCGGTGGTCGTGGCCGAGGAGCGCGCACACGCCGAGATTCCCGAGGGCACCGCGCCCTCGGCCTGGGCCCGCTCGCAGCGCGCGATCCGAACAAATATTACGCCCGGCCGCGGCCACTGGCGCGGATTCAATGCATAA
- a CDS encoding PH domain-containing protein, with protein sequence MVDSTRGYLGDDPALQMNPVVPTERVVARVRRHGRVLILPALFLILIAGLSAYGVGLYPEGWEMWSILGGAVVAFLLLVLWPFMNWLNRRTTITTRRVIVRKGFFVRERREIFHSRGYEITVRRGALQALTGSATILLTSGVERPLVIKSVPGATLIVDTLHHLIEKNQVLIGGTSALGATGLMAPPRR encoded by the coding sequence ATGGTCGATTCAACACGTGGATATCTCGGCGATGATCCCGCCCTGCAGATGAACCCCGTCGTGCCGACCGAACGGGTGGTTGCCCGCGTGCGCCGCCACGGTCGCGTGCTTATTCTGCCCGCGCTCTTTCTGATTCTGATCGCCGGGCTTTCCGCCTATGGGGTGGGGCTCTATCCCGAGGGCTGGGAAATGTGGAGCATCCTCGGCGGGGCAGTAGTGGCGTTTTTGCTGCTGGTGCTGTGGCCGTTCATGAACTGGCTGAATCGGCGTACCACCATCACCACGCGCCGGGTGATCGTGCGCAAGGGCTTTTTTGTGCGCGAGCGGCGCGAGATTTTTCATTCCCGCGGCTATGAGATCACGGTGCGCCGCGGGGCGCTCCAGGCCCTCACCGGTTCCGCCACGATCCTGCTGACCTCGGGCGTCGAGCGCCCGCTGGTGATTAAGAGCGTTCCGGGGGCCACTCTGATCGTGGATACCCTGCACCACCTGATCGAAAAAAACCAGGTGCTGATCGGCGGCACCTCGGCGCTGGGCGCCACCGGCCTGATGGCCCCGCCGCGACGCTAG
- a CDS encoding sensor histidine kinase has protein sequence MSTGRGGSLETVLSSLAAVSSLGTMRVERWIARAIGIIGLLYGYFALSVALPEWDTRFETPQLGALLLTIELLPLAVVVATTSWPRVQRRASLLFAGTFLLSILLWIALVPDPQAGPSWTWNLCTVASACAAQAMGRHAAAAYTVLIGVLVGVAGVVGEPLSRPLGALALMDAAYVLGLGLVVVTLIDFFRASVLRADRAARGALEEYRITALQTAEENERAEVDALVHDTVLAALHAAVEADSEQRRSVAAGMARDAITRLAQSVDRASPEEDRVPLTVLVEELVLSAHSLGVETEIDDRGVRDMILPGGVARALHLAAVQALTNSVQHAGAGPRVRRVLAVRIAAAGELIVEVSDNGVGFNPSLIPPGRLGVRVSIIARLAAVGGEARILSGRGAGTRVRLYWPSQQTGGIR, from the coding sequence GTGTCCACCGGGCGCGGCGGGTCCCTCGAAACCGTCCTCTCCTCGCTCGCCGCCGTCTCCTCGCTGGGCACGATGCGGGTGGAGCGCTGGATCGCGCGGGCCATCGGCATCATCGGGCTGCTCTACGGCTATTTTGCGCTGAGCGTGGCGCTGCCCGAATGGGATACCCGCTTTGAGACCCCGCAGCTCGGGGCGCTCCTGCTCACGATCGAATTGCTGCCGCTGGCCGTGGTGGTCGCCACCACGTCCTGGCCGCGCGTGCAGCGCCGCGCGAGCCTGCTCTTTGCGGGCACGTTCCTGCTGTCCATCCTGCTCTGGATCGCGCTGGTCCCGGATCCGCAGGCCGGTCCCTCCTGGACCTGGAACCTGTGTACCGTCGCGAGTGCGTGTGCCGCGCAGGCGATGGGCCGCCATGCCGCGGCCGCCTATACGGTGCTGATCGGGGTGCTGGTGGGCGTGGCCGGGGTGGTGGGGGAGCCGCTCTCGCGGCCGCTCGGGGCGCTGGCCCTGATGGACGCCGCCTATGTGCTGGGGCTGGGCCTCGTGGTGGTCACCCTGATCGATTTTTTCCGCGCCTCGGTGCTGCGCGCGGACCGGGCCGCGCGCGGGGCTCTCGAGGAGTATCGCATCACGGCGCTCCAGACGGCGGAGGAGAACGAACGCGCCGAGGTGGACGCCCTCGTGCACGATACGGTCCTCGCGGCGCTCCACGCGGCCGTGGAGGCCGATTCCGAGCAGCGGCGCAGCGTGGCCGCCGGGATGGCCCGGGACGCGATCACGCGCCTGGCCCAGTCCGTGGACCGCGCGAGCCCCGAGGAGGATCGGGTGCCACTCACGGTGCTTGTGGAGGAACTGGTCCTCTCGGCACACTCGCTCGGGGTGGAGACCGAGATCGATGACCGCGGGGTGCGCGATATGATCCTGCCCGGCGGCGTGGCCCGCGCGCTGCACCTGGCCGCGGTGCAGGCGCTCACCAATAGTGTGCAGCATGCGGGTGCGGGGCCGCGCGTGCGCCGCGTGCTCGCGGTGCGCATCGCGGCGGCCGGGGAGCTGATCGTGGAGGTCTCCGATAACGGGGTGGGCTTTAACCCCTCGCTGATCCCGCCGGGCCGCCTCGGTGTGCGGGTCTCGATTATTGCCCGGCTCGCGGCGGTGGGCGGCGAGGCGCGCATCCTGTCCGGTCGCGGCGCGGGTACCCGCGTGCGCCTGTACTGGCCAAGCCAGCAAACCGGGGGCATTCGATGA
- a CDS encoding 5-(carboxyamino)imidazole ribonucleotide synthase, producing MMIPAAINLGLDLRVLAEAEGSPAALAATAVGDYRDLDTVLAFARDVDVVTFDHEHVPQHILEALLAAGVAVRPGPGALFHAQDKIVMRTRLDELGVPGPAWAAVRNISELEAFLAEHGGAAVLKTPRGGYDGKGVRVVRAAHEATDWFATVAESGIPGALLVEELVDFTRELAQLGARRPGGQAAYWPLAETVQRGGVCAEVVAPASGSAGALAAEARRIAELLADGLDITGTFAVELFETRDGRLLVNEMAMRPHNSGHWTQDGAITSQFEQHLRAVADLPLGATETRAPVTVMANILGGPETGTLEDRYPEAMAAFPDAKIHNYGKTPRPGRKVGHINVTGTEETAVRERARAVESVFLNRRD from the coding sequence ATGATGATCCCCGCCGCGATCAACCTCGGGCTGGACCTGCGGGTGCTCGCCGAGGCGGAGGGTTCCCCCGCCGCGCTCGCCGCCACCGCCGTGGGAGACTACCGCGACCTGGATACCGTGCTGGCCTTTGCCCGCGACGTGGATGTTGTCACGTTTGACCACGAACACGTCCCGCAGCATATCTTGGAGGCCCTGCTTGCGGCCGGTGTCGCGGTGCGCCCCGGACCCGGCGCGCTCTTCCACGCCCAGGACAAAATCGTGATGCGCACCCGGCTCGACGAGCTGGGTGTTCCCGGGCCCGCGTGGGCAGCCGTCCGCAATATTTCCGAGCTGGAGGCGTTCCTGGCCGAGCACGGCGGGGCCGCGGTCCTCAAGACCCCGCGCGGCGGATATGACGGCAAGGGTGTGCGCGTGGTGCGTGCCGCCCACGAGGCCACCGACTGGTTTGCGACCGTGGCCGAATCGGGTATCCCCGGCGCCCTCCTCGTGGAGGAACTGGTGGACTTCACGCGCGAACTCGCGCAGCTCGGCGCACGCCGCCCCGGGGGACAGGCCGCGTATTGGCCGCTCGCCGAGACCGTGCAGCGCGGCGGCGTATGTGCCGAGGTGGTGGCCCCGGCCTCCGGCTCGGCCGGCGCCCTCGCCGCCGAGGCGCGACGCATCGCGGAGCTGCTCGCGGACGGGCTGGACATCACCGGCACGTTTGCCGTGGAGCTCTTCGAGACACGCGATGGACGTCTGCTGGTGAACGAGATGGCGATGCGCCCGCATAACTCCGGGCACTGGACCCAGGACGGCGCGATCACGAGCCAGTTTGAGCAGCACCTCCGGGCCGTGGCCGATCTGCCGCTCGGGGCCACCGAGACCCGCGCCCCCGTGACCGTGATGGCCAATATTCTCGGCGGACCCGAGACCGGAACCCTCGAGGATCGCTATCCCGAGGCGATGGCGGCGTTCCCCGATGCCAAGATTCATAATTACGGCAAGACGCCGCGCCCGGGCCGTAAGGTGGGCCATATTAATGTCACGGGCACCGAGGAGACGGCCGTGCGCGAGCGCGCCCGGGCCGTGGAATCAGTATTTCTCAATCGGCGTGACTAA
- a CDS encoding Maf family protein has translation MTLYLASTSPARLMLLRSAGIEPVIIPSHVDEPAAVRAAEALRGHLDTADMVALLARAKAEAVDRDEHGGALDGFILGGDSSFELDGIAHGKPHTAEAATERWRAQAGKTGTLYSAHWLIDHRGGSPRAAVGAVATATVTFADDLGAEEIHAYVASGEPLEVAGAFTLDSLAGPFIREISGHPSTVIGLSLPALRGSFLELGVSWPTLWNHAGL, from the coding sequence ATGACGCTGTATCTTGCCTCCACCTCCCCCGCCCGGCTGATGCTGCTGCGCTCGGCCGGAATCGAGCCCGTGATTATCCCCTCGCATGTGGACGAACCGGCCGCGGTGCGCGCCGCCGAGGCGCTGCGCGGGCACCTGGATACGGCCGATATGGTGGCGCTGCTGGCGCGGGCCAAGGCCGAGGCCGTGGATCGCGATGAGCACGGGGGCGCCCTGGACGGTTTTATCCTGGGCGGCGATAGCTCCTTTGAGCTGGATGGAATCGCGCATGGCAAGCCGCATACAGCGGAGGCCGCGACCGAGCGCTGGCGCGCGCAGGCCGGAAAAACGGGCACCCTCTATTCAGCGCACTGGCTGATCGATCACCGCGGCGGCAGCCCGCGCGCGGCCGTGGGGGCGGTGGCCACCGCGACCGTCACCTTTGCCGATGATCTGGGCGCGGAAGAGATCCACGCCTATGTGGCCTCGGGCGAACCGCTGGAGGTCGCGGGGGCGTTTACCCTCGATAGCCTCGCGGGCCCCTTCATCCGGGAGATCTCCGGGCATCCCTCCACCGTGATCGGTTTATCCCTGCCCGCGCTGCGCGGGTCCTTTTTGGAGCTTGGTGTGTCGTGGCCCACGCTGTGGAACCACGCCGGACTGTAG
- a CDS encoding class I SAM-dependent RNA methyltransferase gives MSEQSETKLVELDVTNVAHGGVFIARHEGRVVFIADAIPGERVLARVTQQKSSFWRAETVQVITASEHRREHIWSAAGIDRDPENRAGGAEFGHIALAHQRELKRQVLSEALERFGGIADLPVAVEALPGDDEANGLHWRTRVSLQIDDAGRVGPYASRTHNVITVSDLPLATRAVQHAAPLDQQLRGAAGVDVLSTSTGDTRVLPRQAPRRRGSAPAPTGGAPIIERVGDREFSLAEDGFWQVHHGAAQALTGAVQDAVDDALFDPRAANLDLYGGVGLLAAALGDRFGAGTRMTSVESSTVATEHASRNLSEWVGAQAVTGRVDRYLGELLATAEREDRSRLAAGTVVLDPPRSGAGRQVVEQLVELSPAQIVYVACDPVALARDLALLTAAGYELRGVRGLDMFPHTHHVEAVASLVRV, from the coding sequence GTGAGTGAGCAATCCGAAACAAAACTGGTCGAACTAGACGTAACCAACGTAGCCCACGGCGGGGTCTTTATTGCCCGGCACGAGGGCCGTGTGGTGTTTATCGCCGACGCCATTCCCGGGGAGCGCGTTCTCGCCCGGGTCACCCAACAGAAGTCGAGCTTTTGGCGCGCCGAGACCGTGCAGGTCATCACCGCGTCCGAGCACCGGCGCGAGCACATCTGGTCCGCCGCGGGAATCGATCGCGATCCGGAGAACCGCGCCGGTGGGGCCGAGTTTGGGCATATCGCCCTCGCCCATCAGCGGGAACTTAAGCGGCAGGTGCTCTCCGAGGCGCTGGAACGCTTTGGCGGCATCGCTGATCTGCCCGTGGCCGTCGAGGCCCTGCCCGGGGACGATGAGGCAAACGGCCTGCACTGGCGCACCCGCGTGAGCCTGCAGATCGACGATGCCGGCCGCGTGGGCCCCTATGCCTCGCGCACCCATAACGTGATCACCGTCTCCGATCTGCCGCTGGCCACGCGCGCCGTGCAGCATGCAGCGCCCCTGGATCAGCAGCTGCGCGGGGCCGCCGGAGTGGATGTCCTGAGCACGTCCACCGGTGATACCCGTGTGCTGCCGCGCCAGGCCCCGCGCCGGCGCGGTTCCGCCCCGGCCCCCACCGGGGGAGCCCCGATCATCGAGCGCGTGGGTGACCGCGAGTTCTCGCTCGCCGAGGACGGCTTCTGGCAGGTGCATCACGGTGCCGCGCAGGCGCTCACCGGCGCCGTGCAGGATGCCGTGGACGATGCGCTATTTGATCCGCGCGCGGCAAACCTGGACCTCTACGGCGGCGTGGGCCTTCTGGCCGCGGCCCTCGGCGACCGCTTTGGTGCGGGTACCCGGATGACCTCGGTGGAATCCTCCACCGTGGCCACCGAGCACGCCTCGCGCAACCTCTCCGAATGGGTGGGGGCGCAGGCCGTGACCGGCCGCGTGGACCGCTATCTGGGCGAGCTGCTGGCCACCGCGGAGCGCGAGGACCGCTCGCGCCTGGCCGCCGGTACCGTGGTCCTGGACCCGCCGCGCTCGGGTGCGGGACGCCAGGTGGTGGAGCAGCTTGTGGAGCTGTCCCCGGCGCAGATCGTGTACGTGGCCTGCGATCCGGTGGCCCTCGCGCGCGATCTCGCGCTGCTGACCGCCGCGGGTTATGAGCTGCGCGGTGTGCGCGGACTCGATATGTTCCCGCATACCCATCACGTCGAGGCCGTGGCCTCGCTCGTGCGGGTCTAG